From one Acidobacteriota bacterium genomic stretch:
- a CDS encoding sulfatase-like hydrolase/transferase: MSKFKDILVRKDLSLTLGADRSTTCVALGFVFLIGVFEFFYFRSDFRELAAYLGNGDNLVLSVICVGYILASLYLLFVYVLVTVSSKWYYKIPLIAIFALTATAQFGYHNAVGRFLIAQDFVSAFSATGEQKLDSIYAYTSFLALIPVALLSGVSVIPRKEKRVFGGGAFVGLLAVYCLFYVNVSFVNPLMFDRTFASSSIGNFWLAGADYLLHTPVLGGAAKKRDVVDAVVDPTSAPKNNIVFVFDESVRADHLSINGYTRKTTPFLEELERKQLLINWGTAVSSSTLSHTSYDAMISGATPQTIDSVRFHNINSMPTLFQYARSMNYKTHLFDGQMKRYWGGNEDDLNYIDNFVSLAEIDNPDRVEDWELGDKITNLDNERNAVKQWEIDIRIAKMVNEIFSGSTGNFIFIYKRGVHFPYEKNYPESEAIWKPIYRFKEQYEVPPADKIDAVKNSYDNSLRFNLDDFFRNLANDYGRLPNGTVIVYTSDHGESFFASGKAGHGGETREEAMVPFFVLGADPKAFDTGFKPMHCNIFTTLLDFMSVPEESRKNNYAVSLFKARKENQPPRFFNPPKGNLIQFED, encoded by the coding sequence ATGTCGAAGTTCAAAGACATACTTGTACGAAAAGACCTGAGTCTGACACTCGGAGCGGACCGCAGCACGACATGCGTCGCGCTCGGATTCGTTTTCCTGATCGGCGTTTTCGAGTTTTTTTACTTCCGCAGTGATTTCAGGGAGCTCGCCGCATACCTCGGGAACGGCGACAACCTGGTGCTTTCGGTGATTTGCGTCGGGTACATCCTGGCTTCGCTCTACCTTCTGTTCGTCTATGTTCTGGTCACGGTTTCTTCAAAATGGTATTACAAGATCCCGCTGATCGCGATCTTCGCCCTGACCGCGACCGCCCAGTTCGGCTATCACAATGCGGTCGGACGATTCCTGATCGCGCAGGATTTCGTTTCCGCTTTTTCGGCGACGGGTGAGCAAAAGCTGGATTCGATCTATGCCTACACCAGTTTCCTGGCGCTCATACCGGTCGCGCTTCTGAGTGGCGTCAGCGTAATTCCGCGAAAGGAGAAACGGGTTTTCGGCGGCGGCGCGTTCGTCGGGTTGCTGGCGGTCTATTGTTTGTTCTACGTCAACGTTTCGTTCGTCAATCCGCTGATGTTCGACCGCACTTTCGCCTCGAGTTCGATTGGCAATTTCTGGCTCGCCGGCGCGGATTATCTCCTTCACACGCCGGTCCTCGGCGGTGCGGCCAAGAAACGCGATGTGGTCGACGCAGTTGTTGACCCGACATCGGCCCCCAAAAACAACATCGTCTTCGTTTTCGACGAATCGGTCCGCGCCGACCATTTGAGCATCAATGGCTACACGCGCAAAACGACGCCATTTCTTGAAGAACTCGAACGAAAGCAGCTTCTCATCAATTGGGGAACCGCCGTCTCTTCGTCAACGCTGAGCCACACGAGTTACGATGCGATGATCAGCGGCGCGACGCCGCAAACGATCGACTCCGTCCGTTTCCACAACATCAATTCGATGCCGACGCTGTTTCAATACGCGAGATCGATGAATTACAAGACCCATCTTTTCGACGGCCAGATGAAGCGTTACTGGGGAGGAAACGAGGATGATCTCAATTACATCGACAACTTCGTCTCGCTCGCCGAGATCGACAACCCGGACCGCGTCGAAGACTGGGAACTCGGCGACAAGATCACGAACCTCGACAATGAGCGCAACGCCGTCAAGCAATGGGAAATCGACATTCGGATCGCCAAAATGGTGAACGAGATCTTCAGCGGTTCGACCGGAAACTTCATCTTCATATACAAACGCGGCGTCCATTTTCCATACGAGAAGAACTATCCCGAAAGCGAGGCGATTTGGAAACCCATCTATCGCTTCAAGGAGCAGTATGAGGTTCCGCCGGCGGACAAGATCGACGCCGTCAAGAACTCATACGACAACTCGCTGCGTTTCAATCTGGATGACTTTTTTCGGAATTTGGCGAACGACTACGGACGGCTGCCGAACGGAACGGTCATTGTTTACACGAGCGATCACGGCGAGTCTTTCTTCGCTTCCGGCAAGGCCGGGCACGGCGGTGAGACGCGCGAGGAAGCGATGGTGCCCTTTTTCGTTCTCGGCGCGGATCCGAAAGCCTTCGATACCGGCTTCAAACCGATGCACTGCAACATCTTCACGACGCTTTTGGATTTTATGAGCGTTCCCGAAGAATCACGAAAGAACAACTACGCCGTGTCGCTTTTCAAGGCCCGCAAGGAAAACCAGCCGCCGCGATTCTTCAATCCGCCGAAAGGCAATCTGATCCAGTTCGAGGACTGA
- the priA gene encoding primosomal protein N', with product MHKPAAEISQIPEFVEVALPIPLRQTFTYRLPESLAERVRLGARLIVPFKTRQLTGYAVALHTSLDPELAIDPKLIKNVAEIVDDEPLINEEILKLTQWTADYYASSWGEVLRASLPAGINSNVEETVVITESGRAEESKFEVPKTNKQQILRELAANGETGRKYFEKHLGKSTAMRTLRDLANLGLVSLQRKQVRAAVSKKTRLAVRLTDTDSSGKKISESQQRILDLLATRGEMFQTELVEAAKVNQSPVSTLAKNGLVEIFEKEMLRDPFRDSSVPAFVPIKLTDRQASVLESINQAQKSERYKAFLLHGVTGSGKTEIYIRAMNFARDNGKSALMLVPEIALTPVFSKRLRAVFGDDVAILHSNLSSGERFDEWRRIRRGDARIVIGTRSAVFAPLANIGLLIVDEEHDGSYRQNEAPYYNGRDVAVVRASFANAVVVLGSATPALETFRNSEIGKYEYLSLPKRIGNRPMAAAEIVDMRNVFRTAGKDLSFSAELIEAIEETHSKGEQSIILLNRRGFSQFVLCRSCGESMRCRNCDITLTYHRRDVKLICHYCNHREKVPQTCPKCESKYLYFMGEGTEQIEDQLKRRFSHLRITRVDRDTTARRQDMESILDEFSRGSIDMLVGTQMLAKGHDFHNVTLVGVISVDAGLAMPDFRSGERTFQLLTQVAGRAGRGELPGRVIIQTYYPDHYILRHAHSQDYGNFYAQEVEFRRRLGYPPFVSLAGIMIKHPNYAYAFDNAQILKECLVANNRDNACRILGPAPAPLSRLKNEFRLQILVKAANRTALRETLDFALAAAQERFCDLRIVSVEIDPLSLL from the coding sequence ATGCATAAACCTGCCGCCGAGATTTCTCAAATACCGGAGTTCGTCGAGGTCGCGCTGCCGATTCCGCTGAGGCAGACGTTCACCTACCGGCTCCCTGAATCGCTCGCCGAACGTGTCCGGCTCGGCGCGCGCCTGATCGTCCCGTTCAAGACCCGTCAGTTGACGGGATATGCCGTCGCGCTTCACACGTCACTCGATCCTGAACTCGCAATCGACCCGAAACTCATCAAGAATGTCGCCGAGATCGTCGACGACGAACCGCTGATCAATGAGGAGATACTCAAGCTGACCCAATGGACGGCCGATTATTATGCGTCGAGTTGGGGTGAGGTCCTGCGCGCGTCGCTTCCGGCCGGCATCAATTCCAACGTCGAAGAGACGGTGGTAATCACGGAATCGGGCCGGGCCGAAGAGTCAAAGTTCGAGGTGCCGAAGACGAACAAGCAGCAGATCCTGCGCGAGCTCGCGGCAAACGGCGAAACGGGACGAAAGTATTTTGAAAAGCACCTCGGCAAATCGACCGCGATGCGAACACTGAGGGACCTCGCGAATCTTGGACTCGTTTCGCTTCAACGGAAACAGGTCCGGGCAGCGGTCAGCAAAAAGACACGTCTCGCGGTTCGTTTGACCGATACCGACTCGTCAGGGAAGAAGATTAGCGAATCGCAACAGCGAATCCTGGACCTGCTCGCGACGCGCGGTGAAATGTTCCAGACGGAATTGGTCGAAGCTGCAAAGGTCAATCAATCGCCGGTGAGCACGCTCGCCAAAAACGGCCTTGTCGAGATCTTCGAAAAAGAGATGTTGCGCGATCCGTTTCGCGATTCGAGTGTGCCGGCGTTTGTTCCGATCAAGTTGACCGACAGGCAGGCGAGCGTTCTCGAGAGCATCAACCAAGCTCAGAAGTCGGAGAGATACAAGGCGTTTCTGCTCCACGGCGTGACCGGCAGCGGCAAGACCGAGATCTACATACGGGCGATGAACTTCGCGCGCGACAACGGAAAATCAGCGCTGATGCTCGTGCCCGAAATTGCCTTGACACCGGTCTTCTCGAAGCGTTTGCGCGCGGTTTTCGGCGACGACGTGGCGATCCTCCATTCGAATCTTTCGTCCGGCGAACGTTTCGACGAATGGCGACGGATCCGGCGCGGCGATGCGCGGATCGTCATCGGCACCCGTTCGGCCGTTTTCGCGCCGTTGGCGAACATCGGTTTGCTGATCGTCGACGAAGAACACGACGGCTCGTATCGGCAGAACGAGGCGCCTTACTACAACGGCCGTGATGTCGCGGTCGTCCGCGCAAGCTTTGCGAATGCCGTCGTCGTCCTCGGTTCGGCAACGCCTGCGCTTGAGACCTTTCGCAACTCGGAAATCGGAAAATACGAGTATCTGAGTCTTCCGAAACGAATCGGAAATCGACCGATGGCGGCGGCGGAGATCGTCGATATGCGCAACGTTTTCCGCACGGCGGGCAAGGATCTTTCGTTTTCCGCCGAATTGATCGAAGCGATCGAGGAAACCCATTCGAAGGGCGAACAATCGATCATCCTTCTGAATCGCCGGGGATTTTCGCAGTTCGTCCTTTGCCGGTCGTGCGGCGAGTCGATGCGTTGCCGCAACTGCGACATCACGCTCACCTACCACCGGCGCGACGTCAAGCTGATCTGCCACTACTGCAACCATCGCGAAAAGGTCCCGCAAACCTGTCCGAAATGCGAGAGCAAGTATCTTTACTTTATGGGCGAGGGCACCGAACAGATAGAAGATCAACTGAAGCGCCGCTTTTCACACTTGCGGATCACGCGCGTCGACCGCGACACGACGGCCCGGCGCCAGGATATGGAATCGATCCTGGACGAGTTCAGCCGAGGGTCGATCGATATGCTCGTCGGCACACAGATGCTCGCCAAAGGCCACGATTTTCACAACGTGACGCTTGTCGGCGTGATCTCGGTCGACGCCGGACTCGCGATGCCCGACTTCCGTTCGGGCGAGCGGACGTTCCAGTTATTGACGCAGGTCGCCGGCCGGGCCGGGCGCGGAGAACTTCCGGGCCGCGTGATCATCCAGACCTATTATCCCGATCACTACATACTGCGCCACGCGCATTCACAGGATTACGGCAATTTTTATGCCCAGGAAGTCGAATTCCGGCGCCGCCTCGGCTATCCGCCGTTCGTCTCGCTCGCCGGGATAATGATCAAGCATCCGAATTACGCGTATGCATTCGACAATGCCCAGATATTGAAGGAATGCCTCGTCGCCAACAACCGCGACAATGCTTGTCGGATTCTGGGCCCCGCGCCGGCGCCGCTTTCTCGTTTGAAGAACGAGTTCCGGCTGCAGATCCTCGTCAAGGCGGCTAACCGTACGGCGCTTCGCGAAACGCTCGATTTCGCCCTCGCCGCCGCGCAGGAACGGTTCTGCGACCTGCGGATCGTCAGTGTCGAGATCGATCCGTTGAGTCTGCTTTGA
- a CDS encoding transposase, with amino-acid sequence MKQKQLTLMDAMLTLSRRKKTSRAVGTLESIGKLVDWEALVKIVEQLDRTREGRGGRPPVSFEVKLKMLFLQHAFNLSDEELEDQLADRLSFQQFVGLGYDEEIPDFTTFWKFKEKLVKAGLMQKIFEQILSQIDERGLILKRGNDHRRDAHPECEPADDEGEAGEGEGEPAAGRGRGGNLSGREETLRLQGPHRYGRGQQDHPQVRTDAGERSRPRTAARDDERRRTERLGRQGISYSGGQEGGAGGRNILRSARQGGSGDTADESPETEEREEIQSAKGGRTCVRIHEEETESNGDGGQEHRQEHAEIPDVVYCVQRAESRLHTQAEVRLLNENRAKSIAKIDRNRRECRQNPKNRSETGAKDGKNMKRKRPTFKKIKKRNRAAF; translated from the coding sequence GCAACTTACTTTGATGGATGCGATGCTGACGTTGTCGAGACGGAAGAAGACGAGCCGTGCGGTCGGGACCTTGGAGTCGATCGGCAAGCTGGTGGACTGGGAAGCATTGGTTAAGATCGTCGAGCAGTTGGACCGGACGCGCGAGGGACGGGGCGGGAGGCCGCCGGTGTCGTTCGAGGTCAAGCTGAAGATGCTGTTTCTGCAGCACGCGTTCAATCTGAGCGACGAGGAGCTTGAGGACCAGTTGGCGGACCGCCTGTCGTTCCAGCAGTTCGTGGGGTTGGGGTATGACGAGGAGATCCCAGATTTCACGACCTTCTGGAAGTTCAAGGAGAAACTAGTGAAGGCGGGGCTGATGCAGAAGATCTTCGAACAGATCCTGAGTCAGATCGACGAGCGGGGACTGATCCTGAAAAGGGGGAACGATCATCGACGCGACGCTCATCCAGAGTGCGAACCGGCCGATGACGAAGGAGAAGCGGGAGAAGGCGAAGGAGAGCCGGCAGCTGGACGCGGACGCGGCGGGAACCTCTCAGGGCGGGAAGAAACACTTCGGCTACAAGGGCCACATCGGTATGGACGAGGGCAGCAAGATCATCCGCAAGTGCGAACTGACGCCGGCGAACGTTCACGACCACGAACGGCTGCACGAGATGATGAGCGGAGACGAACGGAGCGTCTGGGCAGACAAGGGATATCCTATTCAGGCGGCCAAGAGGGCGGCGCGGGAGGTCGGAATATATTACGGAGTGCTCGACAAGGCGGCTCGGGCGACACCGCTGACGAATCGCCAGAAACGGAAGAACGCGAAGAAATCCAGAGTGCGAAGGGTGGTCGAACATGCGTTCGGATTCATGAGGAAGAAACTGAAAGTAACGGTGATGGGGGCCAGGAACATCGCCAGGAACACGCTGAGATTCCAGATGTGGTGTACTGTGTACAACGTGCTGAGAGCCGACTTCATACTCAAGCAGAAGTGCGCCTTCTGAACGAAAACCGGGCGAAATCGATTGCGAAAATCGATCGAAATCGCCGAGAATGCCGCCAGAATCCGAAAAATAGATCAGAAACGGGGGCGAAAGACGGAAAAAACATGAAAAGAAAACGACCCACTTTCAAAAAAATCAAGAAAAGGAACCGGGCCGCTTTCTAA